A window from Mya arenaria isolate MELC-2E11 chromosome 9, ASM2691426v1 encodes these proteins:
- the LOC128245802 gene encoding galaxin-like, whose amino-acid sequence MVNTETGPIALNKVTILFKRASRINTKQDALSYIPQFESALNFIEILVTCTGAAVNATVCGQTQINSNTKICCGSLPHARFIGGSELGCFQDKVFNKTEKVTCGDGLELRSSVEEIYTKDFICCLGQFHIKENDDRCCRGDKERLYKRRLQECCNGVVVDRKAGTAQVCRGTELVDRNAGIHRLRQCTRPNGQNTLYDSSNYVCCTQTDTPYILKAEECCENKVINRSKELCCKNNIVTKMHPSHYRCCNINHAWTTYNEFDPPKDTCYMHWNGSKCDCLWYNTNKCKYRNLLRKPSSGRFRGGHEFGCFQEKFSTKLKKLLVAMDWNS is encoded by the exons ATGGTAAATACAGAAACTGGCCCGATAGCTTTAAATAAAGTCACCATCCTGTTTAAACGTGCTAGCCGAATAAATACTAAACAAGATGCGTTATCCTACATTCCACAATTTGAGTCAGCTTTAAATTTTATAGA GATACTTGTTACATGCACTGGAGCGGCAGTAAATGCGACTG tttgtggtcaaacacaaataaattcaaatacaaaaatctgcTGCGGAAGCCTTCCTCATGCAAGGTTCATAGGCGGATCCGAGTTGGGATGTTTTCAAG acAAAGTTTTCAACAAAACTGAAAAAGTTACTTGTGGCGATGGACTGGAACTCAGATCCAGTGTGGAAGAGATATATACGAAAGACTTCATCTGTTGTCTTGGCCAGTTTCATATAAAGGAGAATGATGACA GATGCTGTCGTGGTGATAAGGAGCGGTTGTACAAACGCAGATTGCAAGAGTGTTGCAATGGTGTCGTGGTCGATCGCAAGGCTGGTACGGCTCAGGTGTGCCGCGGAACAGAACTGGTGGATAGGAATGCCGGAATACATAGATTACGTCAATGCACAAGACCAAACGGGCAAAATACCTTATATGACTCAAGCAATTATGTTTGCTGCACACAAACCG ATACACCTTACATTCTGAAGGCCGAAGAATGTTGTGAAAACAAGGTCATCAACAGATCCAAGGAGCTGTGttgcaaaaacaatattgtgACGAAGATGCATCCTTCCCACTACAGATGTTGCAACATTAACCATGCATGGACAACCTACAACGAGTTTGATCCTCCTAAA GATACTTGTTACATGCACTGGAACGGCAGTAAATGCGACTG tttgtggtataacacaaataaatgcaaatacagAAATCTGCTGCGGAAGCCTTCCTCAGGAAGGTTCAGAGGCGGACACGAGTTTGGATGTTTTCAAG agaaattttcaacaaaactgaAAAAGTTGCTTGTGGCGATGGACTGGAACTCATAA
- the LOC128246773 gene encoding uncharacterized protein LOC128246773 produces the protein MQLIRLKNGSNVVIQKDIKLCGSAFITTRSPFYDTYCCDGVIHQLEKSKWNTMECCGTKMYNYTSQTCCNKVILNGDQGCCQGHTPYILKAEECCENKVINRSKELCCKNSIVTKTHPSYYGCCNINHAWTTYNEFDPPKECLLTHIRKTLRNNPTKTGSSSEGNQNTESKTTERSPLEECPFTECFDREQKQRSTCKKFFELDLYLDDVNFTDDGSNLNVTIIQPDEFVNKKVTIVLLYICPCLDSGNVYTLFTNKGWVRKLTIDGNLEFTKFQTIKKNDFLVRRGSGEDKFKCTIRRKYSAFYNSWRASPVR, from the exons ATGCAACTGATACGTCTAAAGAATGGCTCTAACGTTGTTATCCAGAAAGACATCAAATTATGTGGGAGTG CTTTTATCACAACGCGAAGTCCATTTTATGACACCTACTGCTGTGACGGTGTTATACATCAATTGGAAAAGAGCAAATGGAACACAATGGAATGTTGTGGGACAAAGATGTATAACTACACAAGCCAAACATGCTGCAACAAAGTCATTCTTAACGGTGATCAGGGATGTTGTCAAGGAC ATACACCTTACATTCTGAAGGCCGAAGAATGTTGTGAAAACAAGGTCATCAACAGATCCAAGGAGCTGTGTTGCAAAAACAGTATTGTGACGAAGACGCATCCTTCCTACTACGGATGTTGCAACATTAATCATGCATGGACAACCTACAATGAGTTTGATCCTCCTAAA GAGTGTCTTTTGACCCATATAAGAAAAACATTGCGTAACAATCCGACAAAAACAGGAAGTAGTTCGGAAGGGAATCAAAACACAGAAAGTAAAACTACAGAGAGAAGCCCATTAGAAGAATGTCCGTTCACAGAATGTTTTGATAGGGAACAGAAACAACGTTCAACTTGCAAAAAGTTTTTTG AGCTGGACCTTTATCTTGACGACGTAAATTTTACGGATGATGGATCAAATCTTAACGTAACAATTATCCAGCCGGATGAATTTGTCAACAAGAAAGTCACAATAGTGTTGCTATACATATGTCCATGTCTCGACAGTGGCAATGTGTACACGTTATTTACAAACAAGGGATGGGTAAGAAAATTGACAATAGACGGAAACCTTGAATTCacaaaatttcaaacaataaagaaaaacgATTTTCTAGTAAGAAGAGGAAGTGGGGAGGACAAATTTAAATGCACAATTAGGCGAAAATATTCTGCTTTCTACAATTCGTGGAGAGCTTCACCAGTTCGTTGA
- the LOC128246788 gene encoding uncharacterized protein LOC128246788, whose product MNIKFLIIRVEMYGIKSFLFSLMAMSMVDFSGCQAPDDVCADVQKIKDAFKRSNCKLTQEIIPITNASCTSVNDLLHCVAESIYGYGKREHRKPCVLHMRTAIQDEYIDSFPACHFTWRSCSTLWCELGVEYTDAQFKCIFWCIGGPAAIGIGGVLALISL is encoded by the exons ATgaatattaaatttttaataattcGGGTAGAAATGTATGGAataaaaagttttctttttagTTTAATGGCCATGAGTATGGTTGATTTTTCAG GATGCCAAGCGCCTGATGACGTTTGTGCCGATGTGCAGAAAATCAAAGATGCTTTCAAGAGGTCAAACTGCAAGCTTACTCAAGAAATCATTCCAATTACAAACGCCTCGTGCAC ATCTGTAAACGATTTGCTGCATTGCGTTGCTGAATCCATTTATGGCTACGGAAAGCGAGAACATAGAAAACCTTGTGTTCTGCACATGCGCACTGCCATCCAGGACGAATACATAGACTCGTTTCCAGCTTGTCATTTTACATGGAGATCCTGCAGCA cgTTATGGTGTGAACTCGGAGTCGAATACACAGATGCtcaattcaaatgtattttctgGTGCATTGGAGGTCCTGCAGCTATTGGAATTGGAGGAGTTCTAGCTCTTATAAGCCTTTAA